Proteins from one Sabethes cyaneus chromosome 2, idSabCyanKW18_F2, whole genome shotgun sequence genomic window:
- the LOC128735712 gene encoding phenoloxidase-activating factor 2-like: MKRFALALVAIAIGAVTAQQPIDKIYFPENETSILDFANRASINDVVTPDPFGPNSPTLSPMTFITAQGDQCTCVPYFMCKPEAEFVEQNKFNEIDVNFNPETCQDVLDVCCRAQDSLVVPMNNTPGTVSSRRPTGCGLRNIGGIDFTLTGNFNNEAGFGEFPWTVAIINTADGSSHCGGSLIHPNLVLTGAHCVQGNRRGSLKIRAGEWDTQTTKERLPYQERLVTRVNSHPDFNPRSLASDIAILELESPITLADHINVVCLPPNNYDTRRSDCFASGWGKNQFGKAGRYSVIMKKVPLPLIESSTCERQLQRTRLTSRFRLHQTFICAGGESGVDTCEGDGGAPLVCPVGSGNENRYVQIGAVAWGIGCHDKVPAVYTNVMRFRSWIDNVVRTLGFDITVYDSVQSQFSDLFG; the protein is encoded by the exons ATGAAGAGGTTTGCACTGGCTCTGGTAGCGATCGCCATCGGAGCGGTAACAGCCCAGCAACCGATCGATAAAATCTATTTTCCCGAAAATGAAACGTCGATTCTGGATTTCGCAAACAGGGCCAGTATCAACGACGTGGTCACACCGGACCCATTTGGG CCCAACTCACCGACACTGTCACCAATGACGTTCATCACAGCTCAAGGCGATCAATGCACCTGTGTACCGTATTTTATGTGCAAACCGGAAGCCGAATTCGTCGAGCAGaacaagtttaatgaaattgatGTCAA TTTTAATCCCGAAACCTGTCAAGATGTGCTGGATGTATGCTGTCGCGCACAAGATTCTCTGGTTGTACCGATGAACAACACTCCCGGAACCGTATCATCCCGTCGACCAACCGGATGTGGTTTGCGAAACATTGGCGGAATTGATTTCACACTGACTGGGAATTTC AACAACGAAGCGGGCTTCGGTGAATTTCCATGGACGGTGGCGATTATCAACACTGCGGATGGGTCGAGTCATTGTGGTGGTTCTTTGATACATCCCAATCTTGTTCTAACGGGTGCCCACTGTGTTCAGGGAAACCGAAGAGGAAGCTTGAAAATTCGTGCCGGTGAATGGGACACCCAGACTACCAAGGAAAGGCTACCGTATCAGGAGCGTTTGGTGACGCGTGTTAACAGTCATCCTGACTTTAATCCACGATCGTTGGCCTCAGATATCGCAATTCTGGAACTAGAAAGTCCTATAACTCTGGCAGATCATATCAATGTTGTATGTTTGCCACCGAATAATTACGACACGCGCCGGTCAGACTGTTTTGCTAGTGGCTGGGGAAAAAATCAGTTCGGTAAAGCCGGTCGATATAGTGTGATCATGAAAAAGGTTCCTCTTCCATTGATCGAATCATCTACCTGTGAACGTCAGCTGCAGAGAACTCGCTTGACGAGTCGATTTAGACTGCATCAAACTTTCATCTGTGCTGGTGGTGAATCTGGAGTTGACACCTGCGAGGGAGACGGTGGCGCTCCTTTGGTTTGCCCCGTAGGATCTGGCAACGAGAACCGATACGTTCAAATTGGTGCGGTCGCTTGGGGCATCGGATGTCATGATAAAGTACCGGCTGTGTACACGAACGTTATGAGATTTAGATCGTGGATTGATAACGTCGTACGAACATTGGGATTCGATATTACGGTATACGACTCAGTGCAATCACAATTTTCGGATTTGTTTGGGTAA